The Quercus robur chromosome 7, dhQueRobu3.1, whole genome shotgun sequence genome has a segment encoding these proteins:
- the LOC126691221 gene encoding uncharacterized protein LOC126691221, whose product MLISLFGKLLSDRQQNVRALKNTLKTAWKLGSDLRIVEVGNDILQFKFRSRYQMEWVEKSGPWNFENNLLFLCRWKKGLSSTNIVFMHTPFWVQVWGLPFEFMNEEVGKDIRGTIGNLLEVDKCSWQSNQAKFMNIRVDVHIKNPLQRGGYVSSPKGVNHWVAFKYERLPTLCSMCGRIGHDIKHCLETTNGQEIEKQYGEWIRAGWNSKGEQSRTRITSSEAQTTTEMETGNVGYRVPSDNSSIPESVGLGENNISKENPALGNVPEASIATNQIALLLQVAKN is encoded by the coding sequence ATGCTTATAAGCCTTTTCGGAAAATTGCTTTCAGATCGTCAACAGAATGTTCGCGCCCTTAAGAACACACTCAAAACGGCTTGGAAGCTAGGGTCTGATCTAAGAATAGTCGAGGTAGGCAATGATATTCTGCAGTTCAAGTTCAGATCTAGATATCAAATGGAATGGGTTGAAAAGAGCGGTCCGTGGAACTTTGAAAACAACCTCCTCTTCCTGTGTCGCTGGAAAAAAGGTCTATCTTCTACAAACATAGTATTCATGCATACCCCTTTTTGGGTCCAAGTCTGGGGTCTGCCATTTGAGTTCATGAATGAAGAGGTAGGTAAAGACATTAGAGGCACAATCGGCAATCTCTTAGAAGTTGACAAATGCTCTTGGCAATCCAACCAGGCAAAGTTTATGAATATAAGAGTTGATGTTCACATAAAAAATCCTCTACAAAGAGGAGGCTATGTATCCAGCCCTAAGGGTGTCAATCACTGGGTAGCTTTCAAATATGAAAGGCTACCAACACTCTGTTCTATGTGCGGAAGAATCGGTCACGATATTAAGCACTGTTTAGAAACCACCAACGGGCAAGAGATAGAAAAACAGTATGGGGAATGGATAAGGGCTGGTTGGAACTCAAAGGGCGAGCAAAGCAGAACTCGAATCACTAGCAGCGAAGCCCAAACAACGACGGAGATGGAAACCGGAAACGTTGGATATCGTGTACCCTCTGACAACTCAAGCATACCCGAGTCAGTTGGTCTTGGGGAAAACAATATCTCTAAGGAAAATCCAGCGTTGGGGAATGTTCCAGAGGCAAGCATAGCGACAAACCAAATTGCTTTGCTTCTGCAAGTGGCGAAAAATTAG